Proteins co-encoded in one Candidatus Rokuibacteriota bacterium genomic window:
- a CDS encoding OB-fold domain-containing protein produces the protein MIHETIVAASRCPRCRRLVVPPAPTCPDHGVRMVPDSVAGVGEVVSFTTLHSPPEGFRSPLHIALVELEGGARLFCHGEETRGVRIGSTVSVEEVNAVFYFSHLGFADRARLFWRRAGARGEKVAAITKSVVKGIWKGRSRG, from the coding sequence GTGATCCACGAGACTATCGTCGCCGCCTCGCGCTGCCCCCGATGCCGGCGCCTCGTGGTGCCGCCCGCGCCGACGTGCCCCGATCACGGGGTGCGGATGGTGCCGGACAGCGTGGCGGGCGTCGGCGAGGTCGTCTCGTTCACCACGCTCCACTCGCCGCCGGAGGGGTTCCGCTCGCCGCTGCACATCGCCCTGGTGGAGCTCGAGGGCGGGGCGCGGCTCTTCTGCCACGGTGAGGAGACCCGGGGGGTCCGGATCGGCTCCACCGTGTCGGTGGAGGAGGTAAACGCCGTCTTCTACTTCTCGCACCTGGGTTTCGCCGATCGGGCGCGCCTCTTCTGGCGGCGGGCGGGCGCCCGCGGCGAGAAGGTGGCCGCCATCACCAAGAGCGTCGTCAAGGGCATCTGGAAAGGGAGGTCCCGTGGCTAG
- a CDS encoding CoA transferase produces MRVVDLSRVLAGPFCAMALADMGAEVIKVEEPGKGDDTRGWPPFAGGEATYFMAVNRGKKSLTLNLKAPEGQDILRRLIRRADVLLENFRPGTMERLGFGWDRLSRDNPRLVYCSISGFGESGPEASRPGYDLIVQGESGLMDLTGFPDGPPVKVGNSIADLVSGMAAAQGITLALLARERWGRAQKVEIGMLDVMASLLTYQAGLYWNGGGRPTRRGNQHPSIVPYEVFRAEDAYLTLGVANNSLWERLCGALERPDLVRDPRFDTEARRVQNREALIPLLNAELGTRTAAEWLQRLDRAGVPAGRIKSVAEVCESPHLKARGMAVTLAHPKAGPVTVMGVPIRLHGTPGSTSTPPPLLGQHTEEILTKVLRLPRARIEQLRAGGAI; encoded by the coding sequence ATGCGCGTCGTGGATCTCAGCCGCGTGCTGGCGGGCCCCTTCTGCGCCATGGCGCTGGCCGACATGGGGGCGGAGGTCATCAAGGTCGAGGAGCCTGGCAAGGGTGACGACACCCGAGGCTGGCCGCCCTTCGCCGGCGGCGAAGCGACGTACTTCATGGCCGTCAACCGCGGCAAGAAGAGCCTCACCCTCAACCTCAAGGCGCCCGAGGGGCAGGACATCCTGCGCCGGCTCATCCGGCGCGCCGATGTGCTCCTCGAGAACTTCCGCCCGGGGACCATGGAGCGGCTGGGCTTCGGCTGGGATCGGCTGTCCCGGGACAATCCGCGGCTGGTCTACTGCTCCATCTCCGGCTTCGGCGAGAGCGGGCCCGAGGCCTCCCGCCCCGGCTACGACCTCATCGTTCAGGGCGAGTCCGGGCTCATGGACCTCACCGGCTTTCCGGACGGGCCGCCGGTCAAGGTGGGCAATTCCATCGCCGACCTGGTCTCCGGCATGGCCGCGGCCCAGGGGATCACCCTGGCGCTGCTCGCCCGGGAGCGCTGGGGGCGCGCCCAGAAGGTCGAGATCGGGATGCTCGACGTGATGGCCTCGCTGCTGACCTATCAGGCCGGGCTCTACTGGAACGGGGGCGGCCGGCCGACTCGCCGGGGCAACCAGCATCCCTCCATCGTCCCCTACGAGGTCTTCCGCGCCGAGGACGCCTATCTCACGCTGGGGGTGGCGAACAACTCGCTGTGGGAGCGGCTCTGCGGCGCCCTCGAGCGGCCGGATCTGGTGCGGGACCCGCGCTTCGACACCGAGGCCAGGCGCGTGCAGAACCGCGAGGCGCTGATTCCCCTGCTCAACGCCGAGCTCGGCACGAGGACTGCCGCCGAGTGGCTCCAGAGGCTGGACCGGGCGGGCGTGCCGGCTGGCAGGATCAAGAGCGTGGCGGAGGTGTGCGAGAGCCCGCACCTCAAGGCTCGCGGCATGGCGGTGACGCTCGCCCATCCCAAGGCTGGCCCGGTCACGGTGATGGGCGTGCCGATCCGGCTCCACGGGACGCCCGGATCCACCTCCACCCCGCCGCCGCTGCTGGGCCAGCACACGGAGGAGATCCTCACGAAGGTGCTGCGGCTGCCAAGGGCCAGGATCGAGCAGCTGCGGGCGGGGGGCGCCATCTAG